The Paenibacillus sp. FSL R7-0204 genome includes a region encoding these proteins:
- a CDS encoding DNA polymerase gives MPILQIDVETYSSVDLSKSGLHKYVESPDFEILLFSYAYDDDPVTIIDLTDLEELPERVRQDLMDPFVTKSAFNAAFERAAIARHFGIECNPYQWRCTMVWAYALGLPGSLDKAAKVLKLDALKDAKGKALIKYFSVPCKPTKVNGQRTRNHPYHDTEKWEQYKAYNVQDVVVEREVRRKLERFPVPAKEWRLWALDQIINDRGVRLDPVFIGHAIACAEQYTAWLVAEAKELTGLDNPNSLAQVKAWLAENGLETPDGLGKEFMPILLDAAPNEETKRMLELRQEMGKTSNSKYDAMDRALCADDRVRGILQFCGANRTWRWAGRNVQMHNLPQNHLEDLKDLELARGTLRSGDYDLLEMIYGAPPFVLSQLVRTALIPSKGNKFRVADFAAIEARVIAWLADELWVLAVFSDHGKIYEATASRMFGVPFESITKGHENYKYRASGKVATLACGFGGGAAAMEKMDKKKEIAPEQYDPLVRQWREANPNIRKLWYRAEDAAMKAVREKTTVKLAHGVQYRYEGGILFADLPSGHSLAYPQPEIKPDTKFNKDGLVFYALDDRSQWVQQRTWGGTLVENLVQAIARDCLAESLVRLHEAQYPIVLHVHDEIVADCPEDFGSVDEMTEIMGRSIDWAPGLPLKAAGFECDFYMKD, from the coding sequence ATGCCAATCTTACAAATAGATGTTGAGACTTACAGCAGCGTAGATCTGAGCAAGAGCGGGCTTCATAAGTATGTTGAGTCTCCCGATTTTGAGATTCTACTCTTTTCCTATGCCTATGACGATGATCCCGTGACGATCATTGACCTGACCGATTTAGAGGAGTTGCCAGAGCGGGTGAGGCAGGATCTGATGGACCCGTTCGTTACTAAGTCGGCGTTCAATGCAGCATTTGAGCGGGCAGCTATCGCCCGGCACTTCGGGATTGAATGTAATCCTTACCAGTGGCGCTGCACGATGGTTTGGGCCTATGCGCTTGGCCTGCCTGGGTCTCTGGACAAGGCAGCCAAGGTGCTGAAGCTGGACGCCCTGAAGGATGCCAAGGGTAAAGCCTTGATTAAATATTTCAGTGTCCCCTGCAAGCCGACCAAGGTCAATGGGCAACGGACCCGTAACCATCCATACCACGACACCGAGAAGTGGGAGCAGTACAAAGCCTACAACGTTCAGGACGTTGTGGTGGAGCGGGAAGTGCGGCGGAAGCTGGAGCGGTTTCCCGTACCGGCGAAGGAGTGGCGGCTGTGGGCACTTGATCAGATTATTAATGACCGGGGTGTCCGGCTTGATCCGGTGTTCATCGGTCACGCCATTGCCTGCGCGGAGCAGTACACCGCCTGGCTGGTCGCTGAGGCCAAGGAGCTGACAGGACTGGATAACCCGAACAGCCTGGCGCAAGTCAAGGCGTGGCTGGCTGAGAACGGCCTGGAGACGCCGGACGGCCTTGGCAAGGAGTTCATGCCTATTCTACTGGATGCAGCTCCTAATGAAGAAACGAAGCGAATGCTTGAGCTTCGGCAGGAGATGGGCAAGACCAGTAACTCCAAATATGACGCCATGGACCGGGCGCTGTGCGCAGATGACCGGGTGCGGGGGATCTTGCAGTTTTGCGGGGCGAATCGCACCTGGCGCTGGGCCGGACGTAACGTCCAGATGCACAATCTACCACAGAACCATCTGGAGGATCTGAAAGACCTGGAGCTGGCCCGGGGTACGCTGCGCAGTGGCGACTATGACCTGCTGGAGATGATCTATGGAGCGCCTCCGTTCGTGCTGTCTCAGCTTGTGCGCACCGCGCTTATTCCCTCGAAGGGCAATAAATTCAGGGTGGCTGACTTCGCCGCCATCGAGGCCCGGGTCATTGCTTGGCTGGCTGATGAGCTATGGGTGCTGGCCGTCTTCTCAGATCACGGCAAAATCTATGAAGCCACAGCATCTCGTATGTTCGGTGTTCCCTTTGAATCTATCACCAAAGGCCATGAGAATTACAAATACCGTGCTTCTGGCAAAGTGGCCACTCTGGCCTGTGGCTTCGGCGGTGGCGCGGCGGCTATGGAGAAGATGGACAAGAAGAAGGAGATTGCACCGGAACAGTATGATCCGCTGGTCCGGCAGTGGCGCGAAGCTAACCCTAATATCCGTAAGCTCTGGTACCGCGCGGAGGATGCGGCCATGAAGGCGGTACGGGAGAAGACAACCGTTAAGCTTGCCCACGGTGTGCAGTACCGGTATGAAGGCGGAATATTATTTGCTGATCTGCCTAGCGGGCACAGTCTGGCGTACCCGCAGCCGGAGATTAAGCCTGATACGAAGTTCAACAAGGACGGCCTTGTGTTCTATGCGCTGGATGACCGCAGCCAATGGGTGCAACAGCGCACCTGGGGCGGGACGCTGGTCGAGAACCTGGTGCAGGCCATAGCGCGGGACTGTCTGGCGGAAAGCCTGGTCCGGCTGCATGAGGCACAGTATCCGATTGTACTGCATGTGCATGACGAGATTGTGGCGGATTGCCCGGAGGACTTCGGTTCTGTGGATGAGATGACGGAGATCATGGGGCGTTCGATTGACTGGGCGCCAGGGCTGCCCCTGAAGGCAGCAGGCTTTGAGTGTGATTTCTACATGAAAGATTAG
- a CDS encoding DUF2815 family protein, translated as MTTEPTSKLTTNKVRFAFARVFEPESFAGGPEKYSVRLLIPKSDTEFLERYKQALAVAKELGKTKKWGGKVPTKLDLPLKDGDEVDLEKYPEHEDHWYINAKSTSAPDVLKPNGKDKDGRNILVDITDTTEFWSGCYGRARITLWPFDEAGNKGINAILDGVVKTQNGESFGGGGGDTREAFADEDLGQDDDDDFLN; from the coding sequence ATGACAACCGAACCAACCAGTAAGCTGACTACGAATAAAGTACGTTTTGCCTTCGCCCGGGTATTTGAGCCGGAATCATTCGCCGGTGGACCAGAAAAATATTCGGTGCGCTTACTCATTCCGAAGTCAGACACCGAATTCCTTGAGCGCTATAAGCAGGCTCTGGCGGTGGCTAAGGAGCTGGGCAAGACCAAGAAGTGGGGCGGTAAGGTGCCGACCAAGCTTGACCTGCCGCTGAAGGATGGCGACGAGGTGGATCTGGAGAAATATCCAGAGCATGAAGACCATTGGTATATCAATGCGAAGAGTACCTCCGCACCGGATGTGCTCAAGCCAAACGGTAAAGACAAGGACGGACGGAACATCCTGGTGGACATTACGGACACCACAGAGTTCTGGAGCGGCTGCTATGGCCGGGCGCGCATTACCTTGTGGCCGTTCGATGAAGCCGGAAATAAAGGCATCAATGCCATACTGGATGGGGTTGTGAAGACTCAGAACGGTGAGTCATTCGGCGGCGGTGGCGGGGATACCCGTGAAGCCTTCGCTGATGAAGACCTGGGTCAGGACGATGACGATGATTTCTTGAATTAA
- a CDS encoding DUF2800 domain-containing protein, whose product MSKEVGAHAERDHAILSASGSKKWLTCTPSARLEEKLPESRSTYSDEGSAAHELSEIHLAYHLGQLKPWEHGERWKEAQKGPYYSREMEDYVHEYVGLVLERVNTARAKSTDVIVLLEERLDYSAYAPEGRGTGDVVIIADGCLEIIDLKYGKGVPVSAVNNSQMRLYALGAVEGYDFLYDIQSVRMTIVQIRLDSISEDVMDVEALREWGESIKPAAAKAWAGEGEFVPGPHCSSGFCKARFTCKARTDFYMAATQYEFKDPALMTLEDISAVLYVAPELQKWAKELAGYAFEQATKHGAKIPSWKLVEGRSDRVIRDKSAAMAALAAAGVPETKYLKPQDLQGIGELEKIGKKELAKILGDLIIKPEGKPVLVPESDPRSTLNNTRDAFADINLED is encoded by the coding sequence GTGAGCAAAGAAGTAGGGGCACACGCAGAGCGGGATCACGCCATCCTCTCTGCGTCCGGCTCCAAGAAATGGCTGACCTGTACGCCAAGCGCCCGGCTGGAGGAGAAGCTGCCGGAGAGCCGTTCTACGTATTCAGATGAAGGCTCAGCCGCGCATGAGCTTTCCGAGATACACCTCGCTTACCATCTGGGGCAGCTGAAGCCTTGGGAACATGGAGAGCGCTGGAAAGAAGCCCAAAAAGGGCCGTACTACTCCCGTGAGATGGAGGACTATGTGCATGAGTATGTGGGCCTTGTCCTGGAGAGAGTCAACACGGCCAGGGCGAAGTCTACGGATGTCATTGTGCTGCTGGAGGAGCGTTTGGATTATTCAGCATATGCCCCGGAGGGTAGAGGGACTGGCGATGTCGTGATCATTGCTGACGGCTGCCTGGAGATTATCGACCTGAAGTATGGCAAGGGTGTCCCTGTGTCCGCAGTGAATAACAGCCAGATGCGGCTATACGCGTTGGGAGCTGTCGAAGGCTACGATTTCCTTTATGACATCCAGTCTGTGCGCATGACCATTGTGCAGATCCGGCTGGACAGTATTTCTGAGGATGTCATGGACGTAGAGGCGCTGCGGGAGTGGGGCGAGAGTATTAAGCCCGCAGCGGCTAAGGCGTGGGCGGGTGAGGGAGAATTTGTTCCTGGGCCTCATTGCTCCAGCGGCTTCTGTAAGGCCCGCTTCACCTGCAAGGCCCGGACTGACTTCTATATGGCTGCGACACAGTACGAGTTCAAGGACCCTGCACTCATGACGCTGGAGGACATAAGCGCGGTGCTGTATGTAGCGCCAGAATTGCAGAAGTGGGCGAAGGAGCTGGCGGGTTATGCCTTTGAGCAAGCGACCAAGCACGGTGCAAAGATTCCGAGCTGGAAGCTGGTTGAAGGGCGCAGCGACCGTGTGATCCGTGATAAATCGGCGGCTATGGCAGCTCTCGCTGCCGCAGGAGTGCCTGAAACGAAATACCTTAAGCCGCAAGACCTGCAAGGCATTGGAGAGCTGGAGAAGATCGGCAAGAAGGAGCTGGCTAAGATATTGGGTGATCTCATTATCAAGCCCGAAGGCAAGCCGGTACTTGTTCCTGAGAGTGACCCAAGATCAACATTAAACAATACCCGTGATGCATTCGCGGACATTAACCTGGAGGACTGA
- a CDS encoding helix-turn-helix domain-containing protein: protein MTALEKAIADIVAVHVAEAEKRIMESLSISDNRTMTIPEACEYLSMSDYTLRQLCKTKRIPHRTVGAEGSKNPRYLFSTVSLDRWKREEEERNFVRNGVVK, encoded by the coding sequence ATGACAGCTCTTGAAAAGGCAATCGCAGACATTGTGGCCGTGCATGTTGCCGAAGCAGAAAAGCGTATCATGGAAAGCCTTTCTATTTCAGATAACCGAACAATGACCATCCCAGAAGCATGTGAATACCTCTCTATGAGCGACTATACCCTTCGGCAACTTTGCAAAACGAAGCGGATACCACACCGTACCGTTGGCGCGGAGGGCAGCAAGAATCCCCGCTATCTATTCAGTACCGTTAGTCTTGATCGGTGGAAGCGAGAAGAAGAGGAACGGAATTTCGTCAGGAACGGAGTCGTGAAGTAG
- a CDS encoding helix-turn-helix domain-containing protein, giving the protein MQNYTEFGAEARKVMLQKKIKMKDVAHELGVSVTYVSEILKGTRPGEKQKPRIAEMLGLKCEV; this is encoded by the coding sequence ATGCAGAATTATACCGAATTTGGAGCAGAAGCGCGGAAGGTCATGCTTCAGAAGAAGATCAAGATGAAAGATGTGGCCCACGAACTTGGCGTTTCTGTTACTTATGTATCAGAGATTTTGAAAGGAACGCGTCCTGGAGAGAAACAAAAGCCGCGTATCGCTGAGATGCTCGGGCTGAAATGTGAGGTGTAA
- a CDS encoding ImmA/IrrE family metallo-endopeptidase encodes MTYESLLRETSKKDIEVYEVTLRGNLKGLYKDQIIWLDKSISDIEKHCILAEEMGHYETTTGNILDQNDIRNRKQELRARQWAYQKIIPLSAIVQAHHSGAKGRFEIAEFINVTEDFLQSALDRFKEKFGVLITIDNYIIYLDPLNVVEVHL; translated from the coding sequence TTGACCTATGAAAGTCTACTTAGAGAAACATCTAAAAAGGATATTGAGGTATATGAAGTAACCCTACGTGGTAATCTGAAGGGACTGTATAAAGATCAGATCATTTGGCTGGACAAGTCTATTTCTGACATAGAAAAGCATTGCATCCTTGCGGAGGAAATGGGTCATTACGAGACGACAACCGGAAACATTCTTGATCAGAATGACATCAGGAATCGTAAACAGGAGTTAAGAGCACGGCAATGGGCCTATCAGAAAATTATCCCACTGTCAGCCATTGTACAAGCTCATCATTCTGGAGCTAAAGGTCGTTTTGAGATCGCTGAATTTATCAATGTGACTGAAGATTTTTTACAATCAGCCCTTGATCGATTTAAAGAAAAATTCGGCGTTCTCATTACGATTGATAATTACATCATATATTTGGACCCGCTCAATGTTGTTGAAGTCCACCTATAA
- a CDS encoding tyrosine-type recombinase/integrase — protein MPYYEKRGEASWRLVVEIGDKLDGSRDRRYKTVRVSDKALLKSSRKLEAYLNEELVKFKIEVEAGEYIAPEKMNFSAFVGEWRDKYAKEHLEEKTIYTYEVNLRKHIIPVFGHQRLDQIKPLHIVTFLKKLAEPGSRKDGKALSSGSIQINHRVLKNIFKRAVEWKVIKENPAAAVQKPKVTSKQNTPYNEQEVGQLLQALQKEPFHWRMMITLAITTGLRRGELLGLEWKHIDFKTGIISVEQSVALSPKGNAHVKAPKTKGSRRKVSLPAVVLEELKEYSKYQAKERDRNEVIWEGGERKFLFCHLNGKAYHQERPYLWFRQFLQKNGFRYIRFHDLRHTSATLLINQGVHAKIISERLGHGNISTTMNVYGHALQSADQAAADKFDSLLRPQSAPNTVSGTQKPL, from the coding sequence ATGCCCTATTATGAAAAGCGCGGAGAAGCTTCATGGCGTCTCGTAGTTGAAATAGGGGACAAACTAGATGGATCTCGCGACCGCCGTTATAAAACTGTGCGGGTATCAGACAAGGCATTGCTGAAATCTTCCCGAAAGCTTGAAGCCTATTTGAATGAGGAATTAGTTAAATTTAAAATCGAAGTGGAGGCCGGAGAGTACATTGCGCCAGAGAAGATGAATTTCAGCGCATTTGTAGGGGAATGGAGAGATAAATATGCAAAAGAACATCTGGAAGAAAAAACGATTTATACCTATGAAGTCAATTTGAGAAAACATATCATCCCAGTCTTTGGCCACCAGCGCCTTGATCAGATCAAACCTTTGCACATCGTGACTTTTTTAAAGAAGCTTGCTGAGCCGGGAAGCCGTAAAGATGGCAAAGCTCTCTCATCGGGTAGCATTCAGATTAATCATCGGGTGCTGAAGAACATCTTTAAACGTGCTGTTGAGTGGAAAGTAATAAAGGAGAATCCAGCCGCTGCCGTACAAAAGCCAAAAGTCACAAGCAAGCAGAATACCCCCTACAATGAGCAGGAGGTAGGGCAGCTTCTTCAGGCGCTTCAAAAGGAACCTTTTCATTGGCGTATGATGATAACGTTGGCTATCACCACTGGCCTTAGACGCGGGGAACTACTAGGACTGGAATGGAAACATATTGACTTTAAAACAGGCATTATTAGCGTAGAGCAAAGTGTTGCTCTCTCACCAAAGGGGAACGCTCATGTAAAGGCCCCAAAGACTAAAGGATCTCGGCGTAAAGTATCTTTGCCTGCTGTCGTTCTGGAAGAGCTAAAAGAGTATTCAAAGTACCAGGCTAAAGAACGTGATCGGAATGAAGTCATTTGGGAGGGCGGAGAACGGAAGTTTCTCTTCTGTCATCTGAACGGAAAAGCCTATCATCAGGAGCGGCCATATCTTTGGTTCCGTCAATTCCTCCAAAAGAATGGCTTCCGTTATATTCGCTTCCATGATCTTCGACATACCTCGGCCACGCTGCTGATCAACCAGGGCGTTCATGCCAAGATCATTTCGGAACGACTGGGACACGGTAACATCTCCACCACTATGAACGTTTATGGCCATGCCCTTCAAAGTGCAGACCAAGCTGCCGCAGACAAATTCGATTCTTTACTTCGCCCCCAGTCTGCCCCCAATACCGTTTCCGGTACTCAAAAACCCTTATAG
- the rlmD gene encoding 23S rRNA (uracil(1939)-C(5))-methyltransferase RlmD: MNKQRSRRSASRREQGAAPVAGLPVNKNDEVLLDIIGMTHEGEGVGRVEGFTLFVQGALPGEKVRARVLKTKKQYGYAKLLELVQASPDRIAPPCPIYDQCGGCQLQHMDYTAQLAWKRQLVVDNLLRIGKLEVAGAVSRGVVGTSGTQGEGIRVLPTLGMDEPWRYRNKAQVPIGVTEGGLVGGFYARGSHRIIDMETCLIQHEDNDKVVAAVKSLGRELGITAYNEETGRGLLRHVVVKKAFRTGQMMLVLVTNGRDIPHLDAWIGSIREQLPAVVSICQNINTQRTNVIFGNDTRVLWGSEVIYDYIGDVQFAISARSFYQVNPAQTEVLYGRTLEYAALTGKETVIDAYCGIGTISLFLAQHADQVYGVEIVPEAIEDARANAKLNGMNNVKFEVGASEDVIPAWKEQGITPDVIVVDPPRKGCDPRLLETILLMQPERVVYVSCNPSTLARDLRVLEDGGYRAVEVTPVDMFPHTVHVESVCSLIYKGF; this comes from the coding sequence ATGAATAAACAACGCAGCAGGCGCAGCGCAAGCCGCCGGGAACAAGGGGCGGCCCCTGTCGCCGGACTGCCGGTGAATAAGAACGATGAGGTCCTGCTCGATATTATCGGCATGACCCATGAAGGAGAAGGGGTAGGCCGCGTCGAAGGCTTTACCCTTTTTGTGCAGGGCGCACTCCCCGGTGAGAAGGTCCGGGCCAGAGTATTGAAGACCAAGAAGCAGTATGGCTACGCCAAGCTGCTGGAGCTGGTGCAGGCCAGCCCCGACCGCATCGCGCCGCCCTGCCCTATTTATGATCAATGCGGCGGCTGTCAGCTGCAGCATATGGATTACACCGCGCAGCTCGCGTGGAAGCGGCAGCTGGTGGTGGACAACCTGCTGCGGATCGGGAAGCTGGAGGTGGCCGGTGCGGTTAGCAGAGGTGTAGTGGGTACATCAGGGACTCAAGGCGAAGGCATCCGCGTGCTGCCTACGCTCGGCATGGACGAGCCCTGGCGTTACCGCAACAAGGCCCAGGTGCCTATCGGGGTGACCGAAGGCGGGTTGGTCGGCGGCTTTTATGCACGGGGCAGTCACCGGATCATCGACATGGAGACCTGTCTGATCCAGCATGAGGACAACGACAAGGTTGTTGCCGCCGTCAAGAGCCTCGGCCGCGAGCTGGGTATCACCGCCTACAACGAAGAGACCGGCCGTGGCCTGCTCCGCCACGTTGTGGTGAAGAAGGCGTTCCGCACCGGCCAGATGATGCTGGTGCTGGTCACGAACGGCAGGGATATCCCGCATCTGGATGCTTGGATCGGCAGTATCCGTGAGCAGCTTCCGGCAGTGGTCAGCATCTGCCAGAATATCAACACGCAGCGGACCAATGTCATCTTCGGCAACGATACCCGTGTCCTCTGGGGCAGCGAGGTGATCTATGACTACATTGGAGATGTACAGTTCGCCATCTCTGCGCGTTCCTTCTACCAGGTGAACCCGGCGCAGACCGAGGTGCTGTATGGAAGAACGCTGGAATACGCTGCACTCACCGGCAAGGAAACCGTGATTGATGCCTACTGCGGCATCGGCACCATCTCACTTTTCCTGGCTCAGCATGCGGATCAGGTGTATGGTGTTGAGATCGTGCCCGAAGCCATTGAGGACGCCCGCGCTAATGCGAAGCTGAACGGAATGAATAACGTGAAATTCGAAGTCGGCGCTTCGGAGGATGTCATCCCCGCTTGGAAAGAGCAGGGCATCACCCCGGACGTCATCGTCGTCGATCCGCCGCGCAAGGGCTGCGACCCGCGCCTGCTGGAGACCATCCTGCTGATGCAGCCGGAGCGTGTCGTGTACGTGTCATGCAATCCATCCACCCTTGCCCGCGATTTGCGGGTGCTGGAGGATGGGGGATACCGGGCGGTGGAGGTTACGCCGGTGGATATGTTCCCGCATACGGTGCATGTGGAGAGTGTTTGCTCCTTGATCTATAAGGGTTTTTGA
- a CDS encoding diacylglycerol kinase encodes MKTARLIYNPTSGREEMKRRLADILDRLDMGGIEATCHATTGEGDATAAAAQAVERGTYDLIIAAGGDGTLNEVINGMAEKPNLPPLGILPLGTTNDFARAMGIPKNWEEACDLILRQEARLIDLGKANDRYFINIAGGGQLTELTYEVPSKLKTMMGQLAYYLKGIEKMASLAPQELYIRANGQEMIHDEFMLFLIANTNSVGGFEKLAPGARIDDGLLDVIAVKKCNLAEFIRLVRLTIRGEHLSDKKVIHFRTDAMEVTSPGHVQLNLDGELGGTLPGNFSILPQHLRIFAQNS; translated from the coding sequence ATGAAAACTGCGAGATTGATTTATAATCCCACTTCTGGTCGGGAAGAAATGAAAAGACGACTCGCCGATATTCTAGACCGGCTGGATATGGGCGGTATCGAAGCTACCTGCCATGCAACAACGGGAGAGGGCGATGCTACTGCGGCTGCAGCCCAGGCTGTGGAACGCGGTACTTATGATCTGATCATAGCTGCCGGAGGCGATGGTACGCTCAATGAAGTGATTAACGGGATGGCAGAGAAGCCCAACCTTCCCCCGCTCGGTATATTGCCGCTGGGAACGACGAATGATTTCGCGCGGGCCATGGGCATTCCGAAGAATTGGGAGGAAGCCTGCGACCTGATTCTGCGTCAGGAAGCGCGCCTGATTGATCTCGGCAAAGCCAATGACCGTTACTTCATTAATATAGCAGGCGGCGGACAGCTGACAGAGCTGACCTATGAGGTCCCCAGCAAGCTGAAGACCATGATGGGTCAGCTTGCCTATTACCTGAAGGGGATCGAGAAGATGGCCAGCCTTGCTCCGCAAGAGCTGTATATCCGCGCGAACGGCCAGGAGATGATCCATGACGAGTTCATGCTCTTCCTGATCGCCAACACGAATTCGGTCGGCGGCTTTGAGAAGCTGGCCCCGGGGGCGCGTATCGATGACGGCCTGCTCGATGTTATTGCCGTTAAGAAATGCAACCTGGCCGAGTTCATCCGGCTGGTGCGTCTGACCATCCGCGGAGAGCACCTGAGTGACAAGAAGGTTATCCATTTCCGTACCGATGCCATGGAGGTAACCTCTCCCGGCCACGTGCAGCTGAACCTGGACGGCGAGCTGGGCGGCACCCTGCCGGGCAACTTCAGCATCCTGCCGCAGCATCTGCGGATTTTCGCGCAGAATAGTTAG
- a CDS encoding sirohydrochlorin chelatase: MVPGVLLISHGSRDQAWVSMVDEAVSHLRLREELPMAVAFLELVEGRLIQDGIDKLEHAGVTDIIVIPLFVSSGSTHVDEIEYALGAKPVPERETDLAPFRVAAKVHYGYPVDDDPDIAQMLWDKLRELSQHPGREMVLLVGHGSRHDGFRQRWEQGISSLAARVREVSGLAAADYGLLNPDSVRSRVEHWQEQGYDVLVAPLFLSEGYFTKVVIPQRLEGLEYAYSGQTLLPHPLLPRWIQRQVEAALQRLEA; the protein is encoded by the coding sequence ATGGTTCCGGGCGTATTGTTAATCAGTCACGGCTCCCGTGACCAGGCCTGGGTGTCAATGGTGGACGAGGCAGTGAGTCATCTCAGGCTCCGGGAGGAGTTGCCTATGGCGGTTGCTTTCTTAGAGCTGGTAGAAGGACGATTGATACAGGATGGAATTGATAAGCTGGAACATGCAGGGGTCACAGATATTATTGTGATCCCCTTGTTTGTTTCTTCCGGCAGCACGCATGTCGATGAGATAGAGTATGCGCTGGGTGCTAAGCCGGTTCCTGAGCGGGAGACCGACCTTGCGCCGTTCAGGGTTGCCGCGAAGGTCCACTACGGCTATCCGGTCGATGACGATCCCGATATTGCACAGATGCTGTGGGATAAGCTCCGGGAACTGTCGCAGCATCCCGGGCGGGAGATGGTGCTGCTGGTCGGACACGGCAGCAGGCATGACGGCTTCCGGCAGCGCTGGGAGCAGGGCATCTCTTCTCTTGCTGCACGGGTACGGGAGGTTAGCGGGCTGGCTGCAGCTGATTACGGGCTGCTGAACCCGGACAGTGTAAGAAGCCGGGTGGAGCATTGGCAGGAGCAGGGCTATGATGTGCTGGTAGCACCGCTTTTTTTGAGTGAGGGGTATTTCACCAAAGTGGTCATTCCGCAGCGGCTTGAGGGGCTAGAGTATGCCTATTCCGGCCAGACACTGCTGCCGCATCCGCTGCTGCCGCGCTGGATTCAGCGGCAGGTGGAAGCAGCGCTCCAGCGCCTGGAGGCTTGA
- a CDS encoding YerC/YecD family TrpR-related protein, with protein MQLKKLNDKSIDQLFEAILTLKNMEECYVFFDDLCTVNEIQSLSQRLEVARMLGKGSTYNQIEAETGASTATISRVKRCLNYGNDGYKLTLERLGR; from the coding sequence ATGCAGCTAAAGAAGCTAAACGATAAAAGTATCGATCAATTATTTGAGGCTATTTTAACATTGAAAAATATGGAAGAATGTTATGTATTCTTTGATGACCTGTGCACAGTGAACGAAATTCAATCGCTCTCACAGCGCCTTGAGGTTGCGCGGATGCTGGGCAAGGGGTCTACATATAATCAGATTGAAGCCGAGACGGGAGCCAGTACAGCAACTATCTCCCGCGTGAAGCGCTGCCTGAACTACGGCAATGACGGTTATAAGCTTACACTGGAACGTTTGGGCCGATAA